The Nitrospirota bacterium genome includes the window GAGGAAGCGAAGCCCTGAGCAGGATGAACCCGCATATAAAAATAAAGGTCTTTATGAAAAACCAGACAGCAGGCGGAAGCACCGGCCCGAGCCAGCCTCCAAAAAACAGCGTTGCGATAAGCGCGGATATCAGGGTGATGCCCAGATATTCCCCGACAAAGAACAGGCCGAACTTGATCCCGGAGTATTCGGCATGGTAACCCGCGACCAATTCGCTTTCAGCCTCAGGCAGATCAAAGGGCAGCCTGTGTGTTTCCGCAACACCGGAGATGATGAATATTATCAATCCCAAAAACTGCGGGATGCAGAACCACCACCTTTTTTGCGCCTCGACAATGTCAACGAGATTGAATGAACCGGAAAGCATCACGACGCCCATGAGCGACAGTCCCATGAATATTTCATAGCTCAGCATCTGTGCTGCCGACCTTAAGCCGCCAAGCAGGGAATACTTGCCTCCTGACGACCAACCGGCAAGCGCGATACTGTATACTCCGAGGGAAGACATTGCGAGGAAGAACAGGAGTCCAATATTTAAATTCACCACTTCAAATCCCGGCGCAAGCGGCACGATCGCAAAAGACATCAGCACGCTGACCATTATTATCACCGGGGCAAATACAAAAACCGGCTTGTCCGAAAATGGAGGAATCCAGTCTTCCTTGGCGAATATCTTTATCATGTCCGCAAGCACCTGAAGAAGTCCGAACGGGCCAACACGGTTTGGGCCA containing:
- the nuoH gene encoding NADH-quinone oxidoreductase subunit NuoH — encoded protein: MNEIAGHLVIIAVVLFVFLTIAGGLIWVERRLLALWQDRYGPNRVGPFGLLQVLADMIKIFAKEDWIPPFSDKPVFVFAPVIIMVSVLMSFAIVPLAPGFEVVNLNIGLLFFLAMSSLGVYSIALAGWSSGGKYSLLGGLRSAAQMLSYEIFMGLSLMGVVMLSGSFNLVDIVEAQKRWWFCIPQFLGLIIFIISGVAETHRLPFDLPEAESELVAGYHAEYSGIKFGLFFVGEYLGITLISALIATLFFGGWLGPVLPPAVWFFIKTFIFICGFILLRASLPRPRYDQLMAFGWKVMLPLSLANLMVTAAILLATGN